CTGTTGTTTTTCTCGCATCAGACGATAGCAGCTTTGTGAACGGCATCGAACTGTTTGTTGATGGCGGTATGGCACAGATTTGAGGTGCCCGAAAGGCGATCGCAAAGAGCAATTAACAACCAAGAGAAAAACAATGAAGATCAACAAGAATGACACCGCAGTCGTCATTATCGATCCACAGAATGATGTTCTGAACGAAAAGGGGTTTCCTGGCACTTGGTCAGTAACAGTGTTAAGGAGAATAGAACCGTTGAGAACATCGAGCATATCTTCAAAGCCGCGAAGCAGCATGGATTTGAGGTTTTTATCTCCCCCCACTATTACTACCCCACCGACTATGGATGGAACTTTGCCGGAACCGTAGAGCGCATGATGTTGGAGTCCAGAGAGTTCGATCGCAAGGGTGCGTTGAGCCTGGATGGTTTCTTAAGATCGGGCGCAGACTGGCTCGATCGCTACAAGCCTTTCATTGAGGACGGCAAGACGATTGTGGTTAGTCCCCATAAAGCGTATGGACCGCAAAGCAATGACCTCGTTTTGCAACTGCGGAAGCGCAACATCAGCAAAGTTATTCTGCTGGGGATGTTAGCCAATATTTGTGTGGAAGCTCACCTGCGCGACTTGATCGAACAGGGATTTGAGGTACTCATCGTTAAGGATGCTACGGCTGCTCCGCAACATCCAGATCTGGGCGATGGCTACAAGGCAGCACTGATCAATTTCGGATATCTTGCCAATGCTGTCTTGTCTACGAATGAAGCTGTAAAAGCGATGGCGTAACGCTAAATCTAGGTACTCCATCTCATTGTGAATGGATCGAGAACTGAGCAGAACATCGTCTTTAACCACATAATGCTCTCTAGAAAAAACTATGAACCAATACATAACCCTGGATACCCAGGACGGCAGTTTTCAATCCTATGTGGTTCGCCCAGATGA
The sequence above is drawn from the Oscillatoria sp. FACHB-1407 genome and encodes:
- a CDS encoding isochorismatase family protein, translated to MVSNSVKENRTVENIEHIFKAAKQHGFEVFISPHYYYPTDYGWNFAGTVERMMLESREFDRKGALSLDGFLRSGADWLDRYKPFIEDGKTIVVSPHKAYGPQSNDLVLQLRKRNISKVILLGMLANICVEAHLRDLIEQGFEVLIVKDATAAPQHPDLGDGYKAALINFGYLANAVLSTNEAVKAMA